In one window of Bos taurus isolate L1 Dominette 01449 registration number 42190680 breed Hereford chromosome 15, ARS-UCD2.0, whole genome shotgun sequence DNA:
- the OMP gene encoding olfactory marker protein, producing the protein MAEDEPKPSQLSMPLVLDRDLTKQMRLRMESLTQRGQKRQDGEKLLRPSESVYRIDFIQQHRLQFERWDVVLDQPGKVTITGTSQNWTPDLTNLMTRQLLDPAAIFWRKEDSEAMDWNEADALEFGERLSDLAKIRKVMYFLITFSEGLEPANLKASVVFNQL; encoded by the coding sequence ATGGCGGAGGACGAGCCGAAGCCTTCTCAGCTCAGCATGCCCTTAGTCTTGGACCGGGACCTGACCAAGCAGATGCGGCTGCGCATGGAGAGCCTGACGCAGCGCGGGCAGAAGCGCCAGGATGGCGAGAAGCTGTTGCGGCCGTCCGAGTCCGTGTACCGCATTGACTTCATCCAGCAGCACAGGCTGCAGTTTGAGCGCTGGGACGTCGTGCTCGACCAGCCGGGCAAGGTCACCATCACGGGCACCTCCCAGAACTGGACGCCCGACCTCACCAACCTCATGACGCGGCAGCTGCTCGACCCCGCGGCTATCTTCTGGCGGAAGGAGGACTCGGAGGCCATGGACTGGAATGAGGCCGACGCCCTGGAGTTCGGGGAGCGCCTGTCCGACCTGGCCAAGATCCGCAAGGTCATGTACTTCCTCATCACCTTCAGCGAGGGCCTCGAGCCCGCCAACCTCAAGGCTTCCGTGGTCTTTAACCAGCTCTGA